GTGCAACATCTCGTGATACAGGAGGTACTCAATGGCAAAGCGTGGAGTGTTTGGCCGATCGAAGATACGGCTCACGACGATGGTGTTGTGTGCGGCGTCGTAGTGGCCGAGCATGCGACGAGCGTGATGCGCGCTCCATGTAAGGGTAGGCTTGCCGAGAAGCCCGTGGAAGAAACGAGCGTTGAGCGAGTCGAAGACCTCGTTGAGGTCGAAGTGATGGCCAACAGGAGTAAGGATGCGTTTGCGTCCGCGGGTCTGACGAATGTGTTCAGCCTGTCGCGAGACTGTCTCGGAAGAGACGTGGCGGCGGTAGCGATCTGCATGCAGAGGAGCGATGGGTTTGCGATAGAGCTTCGCGAGGAGAATGTGCGCGATAGAGTGATGAATGGTCGCTGGAGCATGCTCGAGCAGATCGGAGAGACGGACGTAAAGAAGGCCTTCGCGAAGGCGGATCGTCGTGTTCAGCGAGGTGAACCGGCGGAAACGAATGTCGAAGGGGGGAATAGGAGCGCGAGGGCGAAGCTCGCGGTATTCTTCCTGAAAGATGGCGGTAAGGTTTTGTGGAGCAGTTACAGTAGCACGCGATTTCTTTGTCGCAGGTTTTTCTACAGCCGCCTCGGACAATCCATCGAAGAGCGATGGGGCGTCCTGAAAGAGATGCAGAAACTTGCGCAAAGCAGAGCCGGGATGATTCGAAGTGCTCAGAAGAAGGATTTCCTTATCGGGGAGGCCCCCGATAAGGATTTTATTCGAGGATATGTTGTGAAGCGATAAAGTCTGGCCGTTACTACTTGTTTGATTCCTGTTCCTGGTAGGCCTGACGTTCTGCTTCTGTGAGGAGAAGAGGGAGTACTTTCCCTTGTTTCCCCGAGGCGAAGGAGGTTTCGAGGAGAGCCATGACGGCAATTGCCGATTCTGGTGAGACGGGTAGGGGGCCATGGCCGAGGATCGCGTCCCGCATGCGGATGTAATAGCCAATCTGATCGGCATGGGGAACGGGGATTTCGGTGCGCTGACCGGTGGCGCCGTCGAAGAGAATTCCTGGATCGGGATCGTCACCGAAGCCCCTGGTTCCGGGAACAATGCCTTCGACAAGCTGTTTCTCTTGTACGTCTGTCCCATACTTTGCCCAGGTCGCCTGCGTGCCATGGATAAGGGTCCGAACTACACCACCTGAAGAAAGCAGAGTGGCGTTCAGGACGACACGCATGTCGGGATATAGAAGTTGGACGTGTGCCCAATCGTCAGTCTTTCCTCCTGGCCGCAGGGTAGCGAAGCTCGCGAGGACCGAGTCGGGCAGGCCGAAGAGGTGGAGTGTGAGATCGATGAGGTGAGGGCCGAGGTCGAACCAGAGTCCTGCACCGGGGCCAGGATCTTCGCGCCATCGTTGCCGAACGAGCGGTCGGAAACGGTCCATATGAGCTTCAAAGTGGACAACTTTGCCGAGTGCTCCAGAGGCGAGAATGGATTTTGCGGCGAGAATATCACTCTCCCATCGCCGATTCTGAAAGACGGAGAGAAGGCGGTTGTGTTCTTTGGCTAGGGCAACAAGCTGACGGGCTTCGGCGAGATCAAGAGTAAAAGGCTTGTCGACGACGACGTGCTTGCCTGCTTTGATTGCTGCGGCAGCAAGAGGGAGATGACTTTCATTCGGAGTCGCAATGACGATGAGATCCAGTTCGGGATGAGTCGCGGTCTCCATTGCGGAACATACGGTGACACCTGGGATATCGGCGAGGACGCGCTCCGGTTTACTGGATCCCACGACAGTGAGATGGAAACCCGAGACGGCGCGAATGAGCGGCGCATGGAAGGTTTTGCCGGCATATCCATAACCGATGAGGCCGACACGAATGGGAGAAGAAGAAGGAGTCGTCATGAGGTTTATCTGCTTCTCCAGAGTAGAGGATGTAACGCTGGAGTCAAAGCAGATCAACAACGATCATCGGATTAGCGCGGATGCTCGAAATCGCCGCGACTGTTGTCCTCTTTAGGTGGAGGATGGGCGGCGAACCAGGTCTTTTGATCGGCGATCATCTCATTGGCCTGTTCACGCAGGTCGCGAAGAGATTCGAGAGCAATCTTGCGGGAGACGTTGTAGGTCTCGTTGTCGGGCGGAGATTTGATGGCGGTTCCCCATCGTTCAATCGCGTCGATGAGCTTGGGAAGGGCTTTGCGAATGTCTCGATGACGGGAGCTGTAGTCGTCGAGATTATCGCTGAGCTCATCGGAGAGAGAAGTAAATTGTTCGATCAGGTCGTGTGTGTCCTGCTCGCGGCCGGGACGTCGCGGCTTGGCGTAGAGGTCACGAAGTGAATTAATGCGTGTATCGATGAGCTTGATAAAGACGATGACACGGTCGTTTGCGACGTAAGCAGAATCGCGTAGTTGCTCGACCTCTGCGTCGGAGAGAGTGGCTTCGTTTCTTTGCGCTCTGGCAAAAGAAGCCGTCAGCGCAAGAAGCAGGGAAAGAGTCAGGCAAAGATGCGATCGTCGCATGCGGGTGATTGTAGCCTGCCGCATTAGTGGTTAAAGACCTGCGTCAGAATGTCGCTCTGCACCTGGTTCAATTGCTTAAGCGTTGCTTGCAGTGTTGGGCGATCCTCGTAGGAAGCACTGTGCAGGTACTCATTCAACTTATAGGTCGTGCGATGCATTAGTTGCTCGGCATTCTTCAGACGCTTTGTGTCGCGACTGAGTTTGACCTGAATGAGTTGAGCATATTTCGCGATCTTGTTGAGAGTTGCGGTAGCCTGGCTGGGGTTATCGCTTTTCAACTGCTGTCCGGCGATCTCCGTCATCGCAGAGACCAGTTCGGTATAAAGGAAGCATTGATCGCGGGGATTGGCTTGCTCGGCGCGTTGTTCCAGCTGGAGAAGCTGCTGTTCGTCCAGAATTGTAATTTTGTCCGCTGCGCGAGACGGGATACAGGTAGAGACAAGGAAAAGCAGAAGAACAGAAATCCGAAGAGTGAATTGCATAACGCACCTCGTGGTTAGGAGCGTCTGGCTTCAGGAATCCATGGAGTCCGACGTTACGTTCGTGTTTTCGCTACCGCTACTACAAATAAACTTTCTAAAGCCTTTTTTATTCTGATTTTTAGAGCTTTAAAAACTTTTATTTCTATTTATTCTTTCTTTACTTCATATGCTCCAGCGCTGCCAATCGGTGGCGGGCTTCCCATTCTTCGTCGGGGAACTGGCCTTTGGCCGCTGCGAGGAACTGTTTGTATAGATCAGATGCCTCCTTGACCTGATGGAGTTTGTCGTGCGCCGTTGCCGCTAAAAATATAGTGGACGGTGTCGGTGGCAGAACTTTAGCACGGAGATCGAGCGCCCGCAAGACCGTGGCAGGATCGTTATTATTCGTTGCCGCAAAGGCTAAATGGCTGAGGGCAGAGCCATAAGCGGCTGGACTGGGAAACGCCTGCGGATTGGCGATGGCACGTTGGAGCAGCGGCAATGCATCGGCAGAGCGGCGGAGCCGGATGAGAGCGTCGGCCTGGTCATCCAGCAGTGTGGGATCATTGGGCGAAGCCGCGGTAAGGGAGGCGTAGATCGGTAATGCCTTCTCGAAGTTACCGTTACGGACATAGAGATGGGCGAGGAGGCGGGAGATTGCGGCGTCCTGAGGATGGCTGGCGTGGAGTTTTTCGACGAGCGGAATGGCTTGGCCGGGCTTGTTCTGAAACTCGTAAAGGGAGGCAAGCTGGGAGCTTAGCGTTGGATCGTCGGGGTGCTTTTGGAGCGCGGCCGTGAGAAGTGGTTCGGCCTGATCGAAATTCTTCTGGCTGAGGAGCAGGTGGACGAGTGCAGCCGTTGCCTGAGCATTATCGGGATCGGCGGCAAGGAGGCGGCGGTAGGAAGCTTCTGCTGCGGCAGAATCGTTGGTGGCCTCGGCAAGTTCTCCGGTGAGGAGGATGTCGTCGGGAGTTTCGGAAGAGAGCTTAATCGCGTTGAGAAGCTCGTCGCTGGCTGCGGCTGGGTTGGATTGCTGATCGAGGCGAGCGAGAGCACGGTAAGCGCGAGCGCGGAGCGCAGCATCGCCGTTGGGAATGGCCGCCGCAACGGAGAGTTCGCTGCGAGCGTTGGAGGTGCGCCCAGTGCGAGCGAACAGCAGTCCGAGCGCGAGATGAGCATCAAGAAGATTGGGATTCGCATCGATTGCGCGATGATAGGCGGCTTCGGCGTCGGAGGTCTGGTCGAGAGCATCATGAGCAGCGCCGAGGTTATAGAGGACCTGAGCGTCCTTGGGATTCTTTTCCGCAAGGGGGGTCAGAAGTTTGATCGCGGTTGCGAAGTCCTGCTTCGAGAGAGCTTCGGCGGCTTGGGAACGGAGGGGATCCTGCTGCGTCTCGGGTTGAGAGGAAGCATCGCGGGTTCCGGCAGGAAGCTGCGCGTAAAGGGAAATTGGGAAAAATAATGTCAAAGACGCAGTGGCAAGGAGAAGTGACCCTCTGCGGTTACTCTTTCGATTGTGGTTCGCCTGCTGCATCCGGTGGACCTCCCCCTCCCGTACAAAGGTGCGCAAAGTATTCAAAATATTAGAGATAATCCAGGACCTCGATTGATTCGAACTAGATCCAGTTTAAATGGAAAGACCCAGCCTGATGGCCGGGCTTTCGTCCTTTTCCCTGATTTAAGTTTAGCAGTAGGGTCAAGGGGGGCTGCGATGATTCCCACCCCCTGATTTGAATGAGAGAGTGGCGAGGAGGATATCCATGGATTCTTCGCTGTGCTCAGAATGAAACGATCTTGCGATTTAATGGAGGTATGCGGATTCAATGGCCCAAGTGGGCTCTGGCGTATCTTTTCCTGGCAGATGGGACGGGGTTTGGATTATGGGCGGCGCATGTGCCGGTCTTCAAGCAGAATCTGCATCTTAGCAACGGCGCTTTAAGCCGTGTTTTGCTGAGTCTGGTGGGTGGCGCGATTGTGACAATGCCAATTACAGGCCACCTGATTGCACACTTCAACAGTAGAACTGTCGTACGGGTTGCTGCGTTGTGTTACGTGGTTATGCTGGCCTTTCTAGCGCAGGCGAATTCGTTCGGATTACTGGTTTTGTTTGCGGGGCTTTATGGAGGAGCGAAGGGAGCCCTGGACGTTTCGGTGAATGCGCAGGCTGTTGCGGTGGAGCATCACTATGGGCGCTCCAGTACGAGTCTCTTTCAGGGATGTTGGAGTGTGGGCGGTCTGATTGGAGCGGGAGTGACGAGTCTTCTGCTGAAGCATGGGATGACATTGCGCTTCAATCTGTCGGCAGGAGCGATCATTCTGGCAGCTACGGTATTGGCGATGTTGCCGGTGCTGATTGTGGAGCAGCGGAAAGAACATGAGGCGAAGGCGAGGCTGGTGCTTCCTGATGCAGCCCTGCTACGGCTGGCGCTGATTGCGTTTTTCGGGCTATTTGCCGAGGGAGCGATCGGAGACTGGGCAGCGGTCTATCTGCGGTCAAATATGGGGGCCAGTCTGTCGTTGGCTGCGGCAGGATATGCGACCTACGCGATTGCGATGGCGAGCGCGAGGTTCCTGGGAGAGTGGCTGACACGACGCTTCGAAGACCGCACGATTCTGATTGGAAGTGGGTTACTGATTGCGTTGGGTTTCGGCTGTACGCTGTTATCTCCGTCGCTGGCGGCAGCGGTGGTGGGGCTTGCGCTGACCGGCATGGGGGTTGCGAATATCTTTCCTGTGATTGTGACGCTGGCAGGACGCAACAAAAAGATGGGAACGGGGCCAGCGATCTCGGCGCTTTCGACCATTGGATATTTTGGGTTTCTCGCGGGTCCCCCACTGATTGGCTGGCTCGCTGTGGTCGTGGGTTTGCAGTGGGCCCTTGGAATGATCGTGCTGGCCGGAGTGATTGTGGCTGCCGGGCCTGTGATTCTGTCGATGAAGAAAGAAGGGGTTGAGGTGAAGGTATGTTGATGAAGGTGCTTTCGGTGACAGGAAAGGAACTCTACTAGCGTGCGTGGGCTGAATTATTTATGGCTGGCCGCAGCGATCTGCAGCGAGGTATTTGCAACGTCGTCATTGAAAGCATCGAACGGATTTTCACGTCTTAGTCCATCGATCGCTGTGGTCGTCGGTTATGGTGTGGCCTTCTTTTGTCTTTCGCAGACACTGAAGACAATTCCTGTTGGCGTTGCTTATGCGATCTGGTCAGGAGTTGGAACTGCGCTGATTGCGCTGGTAGGGTTCATCGTCTATAAGCAGACGCTGGACCGTGCGGCGGTAATTGGGATGGCATTGATTATTGCAGGCGTGCTGGTGATGAATCTGTTTTCGAAGTCTGCTGCGCACTAATCATGCGAATAAAAATTCAATCCCCTGATGTGATTGATTAGACCAGAACCGGGGATTGGCGTCGTGCAAGAAGTTCGCTCTAATCATCGTCATCTTTTTTATTAGGCGATTCACTGGCATCGGCGAGCGGACGAAAGCGATGGACCGGTAGAGGCATGGCGGAGTCTTTGCCTTTGATGCTCTTCCAGATGATTTCGTTAAGGGCGTACATCGGTGCGCGGTCCAGCTCTTTGAAGTCCATCTTGCTGCTTTGTTTCGCACCGTAAGAGTCTTTCGTGTTCTTAGCGTTGACGTCGATTTGCGGTTTGATGACTTCGAAAGGAGTTGCGATGGCCGTTGTCCCGAAGGAGTTGTACATCGGCATGGCTGCAGCATCATACTGGCTCATCGGCGGCAGTCCGAGAAGAAGTTCCATCGAGCGAACCATGGAGCTTGTGGTGTAAAGCGTGCTATCGACGATGCCGCGCTTGACGTAAGGGCTGATGACGAGGCCAACGGTACGTCGTCCGTCGACGTGATCGGCGCCGTCCTGGGCGTCGTCTTCGATGATGAAGATCGCAGTATTGGGCCAGTAGCGACTGTGGCTGACGGCATCGACAAGCTGACCGATGGCGTAGTCGTTATTCGCAACCATAGCCTGGGGAGTATAGGCTCCGGGTGCAGTGCCCCGGGTGTGGTCTTCTGGCATGCTCATGACGATGTAGTTGGGCAACCGTTTTTCAGGATTGGAACTGTCGTAATTCGCGTCGAACTCTTTGAGATCTTGCAGAAAAACCTCGACTTTTTCGGTGTCGCGAGAGGCAAGGCCATTTCCATACTCTTTGGAGACATGACCGACGAGACCATCGGCCCCGGGCGCTGCTTCCATCGTCGTGCCCGTGCTGGCGCGTGCTGCGTTCTCACCGTAGGAGCGATAGGTGAGGCCTTTGCGACGAGCGAGATCCCAGAGATGTCCGGCGGAGGGAACCATGGCGTGGACAGAATAGGAGGCGGCGCTGTGCCCGCCGTACTCCGGTGGCCACTGTTTCTCGTTGAAGTCGGTAGCGTAGGCAGAATTTGACCAGGAGTGTCCGTCGACGGAGACTTCGCCATCGCAGTAAAGGTTGTCGAGGACGACATATTGTTTCGCGAGTGCGTGCTGATTAGGAGTGACCTTTTCGCCAAAGAGGACGAGCTTCGGATCTCCATTGGCATTGGGAATATCGCCGAATTCCTGATCGTAGGTGCGATTTTCTTTGATGATGTAGATGATGTGTTTGATTTCGCTGGCTTCGCCGACGCGCTGCGGGATGACGCTTGGCTCCTGCGGTGGACGAGCTTCAGAGAGGAGTGAGTCATGGTAAGGCGTATTCTCGGTGACTTCACGAGTCCACTTTGGAAGCTTCTCTTTCAAGTCTATGACGGGCAATACTTCGAGACTGCTCTTCTGCAGTGTCTTGTCGCTCTCGTGACCGAAGTGCGGGCCGTCTGGGTCGGGATGGCCTTCTTCACCTTTGGTGTTGCCAATATAAAGTGTGCGGTCCTGGTTGGTGAGTAACAGCGCTGAAGGATACCAGCCGGTGGGGATAAAGCCAACGACCGTGCTGTGTGCGCGGTTTTCAATGTGTGCTACGGTGATCGAGTTATTGTCGGCATTTGCGATGTAGAGGAGCTTGCGCGCGTTGTCGATAGCGAGCGCGTCGGGCGTGGAGCCTTCGGGAGCTAGCGGTGTCAATGTGGTGGAGAGTCGCTCGAGGACTTGAAGTTTATGTGTATCGATTACGTATACGGTATTGTCATTCGAGCAGGCGACGAAGAGTCGGCCATCGGCAGAGATTTTCATGTCGTTTGGATTCATGCCGACATGAAGTGAGCGAATGACCTTGTTGGTGTCAGTGTCGATGACGCTCACCGATTCGCTGGACCAGTTGGAGACGAAGAGCCGTTTGCCATCGGGCGTGAGCGCGGTCTGATAAGGAGTTGTCTCGACGGGAATGCGCGTGACGATTTGGCGTGTCTTTGCGTCGAAGACGACGATGTTGCTAGGGCCGTTTCCGGTACCACGATTCGCGGCATATAGCAGATGCTTGCTGGGGAGATAAGCGACTCCTGACCACCAGATCTGTTTGGGGTCGATGGTCTCGACGAGTTTGCCGGTGCGTTGTTCACTTAGACGGCCGTTGGAGTACGTGAACTCGTAGATCGGTGCAATGGGCTCAGTTTTATTCTTAGCTCCCGATGCATTGCCGCCGGAGACATACAGAGTGTGTCCATCGGAAGACCAGGCCATACCAAGCCACGTTGATGGCAGGCCGATGTGTTGGAGCTTTTGATGCGTCTTCGCATCGAAGACATCGATGGCGTGAGGAAGAAAACCGGAATTCACAGAGATGATGACCTTGCCATCGGGCGAGGAGACAAGATTCATTACAAGATCTCCCATTTCTCCTACTGCCTTGCCTGCCGGAGTGATACGCCAGCCGTTCGGCAGGTCCGATCCATCGGAAAAATGCTTTGGGAGTCTCCTGGTTTGTTCGCCAAGGGGATGATCTTTTACTGAAGTGGAGGTTGGAGCCTGGCCAGATGCGATAGCCGCAGGAAAAGACAGAAAGGCAAGAAGCGTATAAACAGTAACCGATGAAAATTGCAGCCTGGTAGG
This portion of the Edaphobacter sp. 4G125 genome encodes:
- a CDS encoding M48 family metallopeptidase yields the protein MFQEEYRELRPRAPIPPFDIRFRRFTSLNTTIRLREGLLYVRLSDLLEHAPATIHHSIAHILLAKLYRKPIAPLHADRYRRHVSSETVSRQAEHIRQTRGRKRILTPVGHHFDLNEVFDSLNARFFHGLLGKPTLTWSAHHARRMLGHYDAAHNTIVVSRIFDRPNTPRFAIEYLLYHEMLHLKHPVRVKAGRRCVHSREFQAEERLFPQLEEAKAYLRRL
- a CDS encoding oxidoreductase, producing the protein MTTPSSSPIRVGLIGYGYAGKTFHAPLIRAVSGFHLTVVGSSKPERVLADIPGVTVCSAMETATHPELDLIVIATPNESHLPLAAAAIKAGKHVVVDKPFTLDLAEARQLVALAKEHNRLLSVFQNRRWESDILAAKSILASGALGKVVHFEAHMDRFRPLVRQRWREDPGPGAGLWFDLGPHLIDLTLHLFGLPDSVLASFATLRPGGKTDDWAHVQLLYPDMRVVLNATLLSSGGVVRTLIHGTQATWAKYGTDVQEKQLVEGIVPGTRGFGDDPDPGILFDGATGQRTEIPVPHADQIGYYIRMRDAILGHGPLPVSPESAIAVMALLETSFASGKQGKVLPLLLTEAERQAYQEQESNK
- a CDS encoding tetratricopeptide repeat protein, translating into MQQANHNRKSNRRGSLLLATASLTLFFPISLYAQLPAGTRDASSQPETQQDPLRSQAAEALSKQDFATAIKLLTPLAEKNPKDAQVLYNLGAAHDALDQTSDAEAAYHRAIDANPNLLDAHLALGLLFARTGRTSNARSELSVAAAIPNGDAALRARAYRALARLDQQSNPAAASDELLNAIKLSSETPDDILLTGELAEATNDSAAAEASYRRLLAADPDNAQATAALVHLLLSQKNFDQAEPLLTAALQKHPDDPTLSSQLASLYEFQNKPGQAIPLVEKLHASHPQDAAISRLLAHLYVRNGNFEKALPIYASLTAASPNDPTLLDDQADALIRLRRSADALPLLQRAIANPQAFPSPAAYGSALSHLAFAATNNNDPATVLRALDLRAKVLPPTPSTIFLAATAHDKLHQVKEASDLYKQFLAAAKGQFPDEEWEARHRLAALEHMK
- a CDS encoding MFS transporter; the protein is MRIQWPKWALAYLFLADGTGFGLWAAHVPVFKQNLHLSNGALSRVLLSLVGGAIVTMPITGHLIAHFNSRTVVRVAALCYVVMLAFLAQANSFGLLVLFAGLYGGAKGALDVSVNAQAVAVEHHYGRSSTSLFQGCWSVGGLIGAGVTSLLLKHGMTLRFNLSAGAIILAATVLAMLPVLIVEQRKEHEAKARLVLPDAALLRLALIAFFGLFAEGAIGDWAAVYLRSNMGASLSLAAAGYATYAIAMASARFLGEWLTRRFEDRTILIGSGLLIALGFGCTLLSPSLAAAVVGLALTGMGVANIFPVIVTLAGRNKKMGTGPAISALSTIGYFGFLAGPPLIGWLAVVVGLQWALGMIVLAGVIVAAGPVILSMKKEGVEVKVC
- a CDS encoding DMT family transporter codes for the protein MNYLWLAAAICSEVFATSSLKASNGFSRLSPSIAVVVGYGVAFFCLSQTLKTIPVGVAYAIWSGVGTALIALVGFIVYKQTLDRAAVIGMALIIAGVLVMNLFSKSAAH
- a CDS encoding bifunctional YncE family protein/alkaline phosphatase family protein encodes the protein MPTRLQFSSVTVYTLLAFLSFPAAIASGQAPTSTSVKDHPLGEQTRRLPKHFSDGSDLPNGWRITPAGKAVGEMGDLVMNLVSSPDGKVIISVNSGFLPHAIDVFDAKTHQKLQHIGLPSTWLGMAWSSDGHTLYVSGGNASGAKNKTEPIAPIYEFTYSNGRLSEQRTGKLVETIDPKQIWWSGVAYLPSKHLLYAANRGTGNGPSNIVVFDAKTRQIVTRIPVETTPYQTALTPDGKRLFVSNWSSESVSVIDTDTNKVIRSLHVGMNPNDMKISADGRLFVACSNDNTVYVIDTHKLQVLERLSTTLTPLAPEGSTPDALAIDNARKLLYIANADNNSITVAHIENRAHSTVVGFIPTGWYPSALLLTNQDRTLYIGNTKGEEGHPDPDGPHFGHESDKTLQKSSLEVLPVIDLKEKLPKWTREVTENTPYHDSLLSEARPPQEPSVIPQRVGEASEIKHIIYIIKENRTYDQEFGDIPNANGDPKLVLFGEKVTPNQHALAKQYVVLDNLYCDGEVSVDGHSWSNSAYATDFNEKQWPPEYGGHSAASYSVHAMVPSAGHLWDLARRKGLTYRSYGENAARASTGTTMEAAPGADGLVGHVSKEYGNGLASRDTEKVEVFLQDLKEFDANYDSSNPEKRLPNYIVMSMPEDHTRGTAPGAYTPQAMVANNDYAIGQLVDAVSHSRYWPNTAIFIIEDDAQDGADHVDGRRTVGLVISPYVKRGIVDSTLYTTSSMVRSMELLLGLPPMSQYDAAAMPMYNSFGTTAIATPFEVIKPQIDVNAKNTKDSYGAKQSSKMDFKELDRAPMYALNEIIWKSIKGKDSAMPLPVHRFRPLADASESPNKKDDDD